DNA from Stenotrophomonas acidaminiphila:
TCAGCCACCGCATTGGCGGCATGCTGGGAACGGCTGCTTGCCGGAGGCGGCAAACGGCAGCCCAGCGGGGGATGACACTCCGCAACCCAGTACCCCCGCTGGCCCGCGCTCAGGCAATGGCACGGCGCCAACGCGTCACGGCTTGAGCGCACACTGCCCGCTGCCCGTATTGCACTCGGTGTCGACCTTCACGGCGCTGTTGCCCTTGGCACGCGCCCTGAACGTCACCGAGCGCGGCGTGGCGAAATCGCCCACCCCAAGCCCCAGGCTGGTGTCCGCGCCACACGCCTTGGGCACGAAGGCCACAGGCAACGTGTAATCGGCCAGCTCCACCACGGCTGTGGTCATGTAAGCCTTTGCCTCGGCAAGGCAAGCAGTGTTCGCAGACTTCTGTGTGTAGTTGCGATACTGCGGAAGAGCAATGGCGGCAAGAATCGCGATGATCGCGACCACGATCATCAGCTCGATCAGGGTGAAACCGCGCTGTGGATTGTTCATGCATCCGTCTCTCTCGTATGTCCCCTGCATGGGATGCGCATACAACATCCCGCCCATCCGAAAATGAAGCAAATTCCGTACCAACATGGCCGGAGCCACGTACCGGCCGGATCACTCTTTCTGCCCTCGAACGCGGACCAACTGCTCGACCCATTCCTTCCGGCCAGCCTGCTCAAGCTGGGCGAGCATCAGGTCGATACGCGGATCGTCCGGCTCGGATTCCTCCACGGCAAGCCGCAGATAGTGCAATGCATGCTCGGGCCGCGCGCTCTTGCTGTAGATGTAGCCCCCCATGCGCAGGTAGGCCTCGGACGGGAATATGGCATGTTCGGTGATAAGGTCGAACGTCTGGATGACACCGTCTTCATCAAGAGGGATGCCACGATCCAGGTTGTCCAGCGTTATAAGGGCAATTCCCTGATTGCTTGAATATGCCGCCCCTTTGCGCAGCGCCTCCAGGAAGCGCGCCCAGTCGGCAGGCACAACGGTTCCCTCCAGGGTCTTGAAGATCACCACATTCGAGAGCAGCTGCGCCGACCCGGTCCGGTCGCCCCCCCGCTCACAGACCTGGATTGCTTCCCGCATCCCCGCTGCATGTTGCTTGCCGCCGGTGCGCTCCAAATAGGCCGCACACAGCGCGAGCCAGGCGCGGGCGGAGTCCGGGCTGATCGCCACACTGGTACGTGCGAACCGCATGGGCTCACCCCAGGAATGAGCCCGCGTCAACGTCGCCGCCGCCTCAAGCGTGAGAAGCAGACCCAGCATGAAGGCGATGATCATTGGGCGGACCGCCCAACGCTGGCATGCGATGACGAAAAGCCCACCGACAGCGAGCACCACGCCGATCAGCGGGAAATGATTGCGGTGCTCGAACGCCAGTTCCACATTGATGACATTGCTCGTCAGGAAATGGCCGGCAAAGAACAACAACACGCCCAGGGAGAACACCGGGGCGCGGGTGCGCCAGCGCCATGCCCACGCCAACAGGGCCAGCAACAGGAGCCAGGCCGGCAATGTGGTGGCGGGTTGCAGCCAGCCGCGCGAAACGACCAGGTCGTCGTAGTAGAAGGGAAGCAGCTGCGGCAAGGGCAATACGATCTGGCACAGATACATCACCAGCACCCGGCCTTGGGTGAGCAGGCGTTCGCTGCTGCTGAAATCGCGGCCCGGGTAGGCATCCCAGTGCCAATAATGTGGAACGATGACCAGCAGGTAGGCCACCAACCCCACCACTGCAAAGCCGGCATAGCCGACGCGCAACACCTTTGCGGTCACGGGCGATGCCGCCCGCATGCGCAGCACCGTCAACTCCAATGCCAACGTGTAGACGGGCAACAGTACGGCATCCTCCTTGCTGGCAAAGGCAAGAACACCGAAGAACAGCGCCATCAGACCGAAGTGGCGACTGCGCTCCCCTTGGATCTGTGCCTGGCGCATGGCCAGATAGGCCCACAGCGCGGCGAGCACGAACAAGGTGCACAGGGTTTGCATCCGCTGTACCACATACAGCACGGAGGACACCTGCAGGGGATGGATGGCCCACACGGTGGCCATGATCAGGGCCCCAGCCAGTGCACGACGGGCGGGCCACTGCGCCAGCGTCAACAGCCGCCGCAGGAATACCGCCAGCACCACCGTCGTCAGGGCATGGATGAACAGGTTGGTGGATTTGAAGACCTGGGGATCAGGCCCGCCGCGCCAGAGATCCAGCGCCAGGCTCAGCATCGACAGCGCCCGCGAATGCCCGGCGTTGTAGCTGTACGCCGCGTACAGCACATCCTCCACCCCCCTCCCGTGAAGCGCAGGTTTGCATTGCGTACGATGTTGGGCAGGTCGTCGAAGATGAAACCACCGCCCAGACCGGGCAGCAGCACGCCACAAGCGAGTATCGCCGGCAGAAGCGAAAGAACAACGAAGCGACGGGTGATGGGCAGCATGCAGTTCCAGTGATTCAATATCTGAACAAACGAAAAGCGCCTTTCGGCGCTTTTCGAATTCAAGCAAAACCAGTATTGCTTACTGGTAGTCGCAGGAACCGCTACCGGCATTGCACTCCACGTCCTTCTTCAGGGTCGCGTTGCCCTTGGTCTGGCTGGTAAAGGTAATGCTGCTGCCACCATTGTAATCGGCATCGGTCGGCACAGTACCGCCAGCACATGCCTTGGCGTTAAAAGCCGGGGCAGCCGAACTGTTGGCCAGGTTGGCCACAGCGGTGCCCATGTAAGCCTTCGCTTCCGCCAGGCAGGCGCCGTTGGCAGACTTCTGGGTGTAGTTGCGGTACTGCGGCAGCGCGATGGCGGCCAGAATGGCGATGATCGCGACCACGATCATCAGTTCGATCAGGGTGAAGCCCTGCTGCATCTTCTTCATCTGTACATCCCCTAGAGGTTTGGATTGTGAGCACCGGAAGGGCCGTCGCCCCCGTAAGGGTCGAAAAGCAGGTTGCGTGCCAATGGCCTGCCACATGCCATGTCCCCGGTACGCATGATGGCAGCATCCATGAAGAAGGAAAGCCCCGGATGATGATTCTGCGATCCAGACAACAGGGTGACGCGCCGCGTCACATCTCGACACTTCATCACCAATCCGCCAGCTCCTTGTTGCTTCGCCCACAAGTATCGCCGGAGCGTGACGGCGGCCACGCTTGCCGACGGGCGAGATGCCACGCCCACGCAGACCCGCTACCATGCAGGAATTGTCCGGCCCGGGGAGTGGCCGGACGGGGAGAAGAACGATGTCCGTGACCCGTAGCGCAGTGAACAAGCCGCCGGTGGAACGCAACACCAGCCAGATGCAGCCGTTTGTCTGGGAGGGGACCGACAAGCGCGGCGCCAAAATGAAGGGCGAACAGGATGCCCGCAATGCCAACATGCTCCGCGCCGAGCTGCGCAAGCAGGGCATCACCCCGACCGTGGTCAAACCCAAGCCCAAGCCCCTGTTCGGCGCATCCGGCAAAGCGATCAAACCCAAGGACATCGCCTTCTTCAGTCGCCAGATGGCGACGATGATGAAGTCCGGCGTGCCCATCGTGACCGCCCTGGACATCATTGGCAGCGGCCACAAGAACCCGCGCATGGCCAAACTCGTGGGGCAGATCCGTGCCGACCTGGAAGGGGGCTCGTCGCTGTACGAGGCCATCAGCAAGCATCCCGTGCAGTTCGACGAGCTGTACCGCAACCTGGTGCGCGCCGGCGAGGGCGCAGGCGTCCTGGAAACCGTGCTGGAGACCATCGCCAACTACCAGGAGAACATCGAAACGCTGAAGGGCAAGATCAAGAAGGCCCTGTTCTACCCGGCCATGACCATTGCCGTAGCCCTGATCGTCAGCGCGGTCCTGCTGGTTTTTGTCGTGCCGCAGTTCGAACAGGTATTCAGCAGCTTCGGCGCCGACCTTCCTATTTTTACGCAGATGATCGTGGCAGCATCCCGCTTCATGGTCAGCTGGTGGTGGCTGATATTGCTCGTGACCGTGGGCGCCGTCGTGGGCTTCGTCTTCGCCCTCAAGCGCTCGCCCAGGATGCAGCACACCATGGACCGGCTGATCCTCAAGGTACCGGTGATCGGCCAGATCATGCACAACAGCGCCATTGCGCGATTCTCCCGCACGACCGGCGTGACCTTCCGGGCAGGCGTACCGCTGGTCGAGGCGCTGGGCATCGTCGCCGGCGCCACCGGTAACAAGGTCTATGAGGAAGCCGTCCTGCACATGCGCGACGATGTGGCGGTGGGCTACCCGGTGAACATGGCAATGAAGCAGGTCAATGTATTTCCGCACATGGTGATCCAGATGACCGCCATCGGCGAGGAAGCCGGCGCGCTGGATACCATGCTGTTCAAGGTCGCCGAGTACTTCGAGCAGGAAGTGAACAATGCCGTGGATGCCTTGAGCA
Protein-coding regions in this window:
- a CDS encoding prepilin-type N-terminal cleavage/methylation domain-containing protein, which produces MKKMQQGFTLIELMIVVAIIAILAAIALPQYRNYTQKSANGACLAEAKAYMGTAVANLANSSAAPAFNAKACAGGTVPTDADYNGGSSITFTSQTKGNATLKKDVECNAGSGSCDYQ
- a CDS encoding prepilin-type N-terminal cleavage/methylation domain-containing protein; translation: MNNPQRGFTLIELMIVVAIIAILAAIALPQYRNYTQKSANTACLAEAKAYMTTAVVELADYTLPVAFVPKACGADTSLGLGVGDFATPRSVTFRARAKGNSAVKVDTECNTGSGQCALKP
- a CDS encoding type II secretory pathway protein, yielding MSVTRSAVNKPPVERNTSQMQPFVWEGTDKRGAKMKGEQDARNANMLRAELRKQGITPTVVKPKPKPLFGASGKAIKPKDIAFFSRQMATMMKSGVPIVTALDIIGSGHKNPRMAKLVGQIRADLEGGSSLYEAISKHPVQFDELYRNLVRAGEGAGVLETVLETIANYQENIETLKGKIKKALFYPAMTIAVALIVSAVLLVFVVPQFEQVFSSFGADLPIFTQMIVAASRFMVSWWWLILLVTVGAVVGFVFALKRSPRMQHTMDRLILKVPVIGQIMHNSAIARFSRTTGVTFRAGVPLVEALGIVAGATGNKVYEEAVLHMRDDVAVGYPVNMAMKQVNVFPHMVIQMTAIGEEAGALDTMLFKVAEYFEQEVNNAVDALSSLIEPMIMVFIGVIVGGMVIGMYLPIFKLASVVG